One part of the Granulicella arctica genome encodes these proteins:
- a CDS encoding GNAT family N-acetyltransferase, with amino-acid sequence MAELSEVEPLTKSHSVEGFDCGLHESLNLWLKRHALQNQSNDSSRTYVVHRANSVVGYYAISAGSIAKVDASTRAAQGQSNHPIPISLIGRLAVHRQEQGNGLGSALLKDALLRMERAAEILGIRAVLVHAIDQQAGHFYERFNFERCPGDDLHRMLPMKDLRKLMKP; translated from the coding sequence GTGGCCGAGTTGTCCGAAGTCGAGCCTCTCACCAAAAGCCACAGCGTCGAAGGCTTTGACTGCGGTCTCCACGAGTCGCTGAATCTATGGTTGAAGCGTCACGCTCTCCAGAATCAGTCGAACGATAGCTCCCGAACCTATGTCGTCCATCGTGCCAATTCAGTCGTCGGCTACTATGCCATCTCCGCCGGCAGTATCGCCAAAGTCGATGCCTCCACACGGGCGGCCCAGGGCCAGTCCAATCATCCAATTCCCATCAGCCTCATTGGCCGCCTGGCGGTTCATCGCCAGGAGCAGGGCAACGGCCTCGGCAGTGCGCTCCTCAAAGACGCACTCCTGCGTATGGAGCGCGCCGCCGAAATCCTTGGCATACGAGCCGTCCTCGTCCACGCAATCGACCAGCAGGCTGGCCACTTTTATGAACGATTCAACTTCGAACGATGTCCCGGTGACGATCTCCATCGCATGCTGCCGATGAAAGACCTTCGCAAACTGATGAAACCCTAG
- the serA gene encoding phosphoglycerate dehydrogenase has product MKIVLAEKVSSATLAVFQQEPGWNIVTPDQIKNGLAAELADADALVVRSAVQADAKLLESAPKLRVIGRAGVGVDNIDTAAATHRGIVVMNTPGANAVAVAELTLGLMISLARSIPRANTTMHAGKWDKKSLQGSELRGKTLGIVGLGRIGLEVARRAASFGMTLIGYDPFVAPVIARENNVTLVPIDEIFKESDYLTLHVGLTTQTEGLINATSLAIMKKGIRIINCARGELIVEQALADAIQSGHIGGAALDVFHQEPLKESPFYGLDNVILSPHIAGATDEAQEAIGIQLAMQVRDYLKLGVVQNAVNLPSLSHEEYLEVAPYIEMAERLGRFLAHATPGNLENIQITYSGRIATGKTDLIRNAAIAGIFAASSDTEGATDSVNRINAAAIAAERGIRLQEDKKEFVTGGSGSVLKLVLHSSEGDVSASATVLHGTSPRLLTYDGIDIEAPLNGTLVAIRNHDVPGVIGRIGTILGEHSLNIANFALGRSIRSQRVPQGQALAVVQIDAKDTASASAAIDALRKVEAIASVRLIELGKL; this is encoded by the coding sequence ATGAAGATCGTTCTCGCAGAAAAAGTCTCCTCCGCCACCCTTGCCGTCTTCCAACAAGAGCCAGGCTGGAACATCGTCACCCCCGACCAGATCAAGAACGGCCTAGCCGCCGAGCTCGCCGACGCCGACGCCCTCGTCGTCCGCTCCGCAGTCCAGGCCGACGCCAAGCTCCTCGAGTCCGCCCCCAAGCTCCGCGTCATCGGCCGCGCCGGTGTAGGCGTCGACAACATCGACACCGCAGCCGCCACCCATCGCGGCATCGTCGTCATGAACACCCCCGGCGCCAACGCCGTCGCCGTCGCCGAGCTCACCCTCGGCCTCATGATCTCCCTCGCCCGCTCCATCCCCCGCGCCAATACCACCATGCACGCCGGCAAGTGGGATAAGAAATCCCTCCAGGGCTCCGAGCTCCGCGGCAAAACCCTCGGCATCGTCGGCCTCGGCCGCATCGGCCTCGAGGTCGCCCGCCGCGCCGCCAGCTTCGGCATGACCCTCATCGGCTACGACCCCTTCGTCGCCCCCGTCATCGCCCGCGAGAACAACGTCACCCTCGTCCCCATCGACGAGATCTTCAAAGAGTCCGACTACCTCACCCTCCACGTCGGCCTCACCACCCAGACCGAGGGCCTCATCAACGCCACCTCCCTCGCCATCATGAAGAAGGGCATCCGCATCATCAACTGCGCCCGCGGCGAGCTCATCGTCGAGCAGGCCCTCGCCGACGCCATCCAGTCCGGCCACATCGGCGGAGCCGCCCTCGACGTCTTCCACCAGGAGCCCCTCAAGGAATCCCCCTTCTACGGCCTCGACAACGTCATCCTCTCCCCCCACATCGCCGGAGCCACCGACGAGGCCCAGGAAGCCATCGGCATCCAGCTCGCCATGCAGGTCCGCGACTACCTCAAGCTCGGCGTCGTCCAGAACGCCGTCAACCTCCCCTCCCTCTCGCATGAGGAGTACCTCGAGGTCGCACCCTACATCGAGATGGCCGAGCGCCTCGGCCGCTTCCTCGCCCACGCTACCCCCGGCAACCTAGAGAACATCCAGATCACCTACTCCGGCCGCATCGCCACCGGTAAAACCGATCTCATCCGCAACGCCGCCATCGCCGGCATCTTCGCCGCATCCTCCGACACCGAAGGCGCCACCGACTCCGTCAACCGCATCAACGCCGCCGCCATCGCCGCCGAGCGCGGCATCCGCCTCCAGGAAGACAAGAAAGAGTTCGTCACCGGCGGCTCCGGCTCCGTCCTCAAGCTCGTCCTCCACTCCTCCGAAGGCGACGTCAGCGCCTCCGCCACCGTCCTCCACGGCACCTCGCCCCGCCTCCTCACCTACGATGGCATCGACATCGAGGCGCCCCTCAACGGCACCCTCGTCGCCATCCGCAACCACGACGTCCCCGGCGTCATCGGTCGCATCGGCACCATCCTCGGCGAGCACTCGCTCAACATCGCAAACTTCGCCCTGGGCCGCTCTATCCGCTCCCAGCGCGTCCCGCAAGGACAAGCCCTCGCCGTCGTCCAGATCGACGCCAAGGATACCGCCTCCGCCAGCGCCGCCATCGATGCCCTCCGCAAGGTCGAAGCCATCGCCAGCGTCCGCCTCATCGAGCTCGGCAAACTCTAA
- a CDS encoding ferritin-like domain-containing protein produces the protein MANLETQLLDDIIVKSRRKMLSLGTAALAGLAFGGVRTAEAATTYSDSDILNFALNLEYLEANFYTLATAGMTISQYGLGIGAGTATSGSGTVATKTGGPSACLVPWTIPAIQSYATETAQEERNHVTFLRSALSTAAVAAPNIDLYTSFNTLASAAGIASTFDPFASDANFLIGAYVFEDVGVTAYSGAAPLITTPAYLAAAAGILAVEAYHAGLVRTSIFVADPTGALGYQKYTQQISATRMALDGSTTTDDIGVGFQSVTLNATTNVNAATIVDAQTGSTNYSKTYVRTTTEVLKIVTGSAAPSSGGKYTGVFFPNGLNGLFS, from the coding sequence ATGGCAAATCTGGAAACCCAATTACTCGATGACATCATCGTAAAGAGCCGACGCAAGATGCTCTCCCTCGGGACCGCCGCGCTCGCCGGCCTCGCCTTCGGCGGTGTACGCACCGCAGAAGCCGCAACCACCTACAGCGATTCGGACATCCTCAACTTCGCTCTCAACCTCGAGTACCTCGAGGCCAACTTCTACACGCTCGCAACCGCAGGCATGACCATCAGTCAATACGGTCTTGGCATCGGTGCCGGCACCGCAACATCCGGGAGCGGAACCGTCGCCACCAAAACCGGTGGCCCTTCCGCCTGCCTCGTTCCGTGGACCATCCCAGCAATCCAGTCCTACGCAACCGAGACAGCACAGGAGGAGCGCAACCACGTCACCTTCCTGCGTAGCGCGCTCTCAACAGCCGCCGTTGCAGCGCCCAACATCGACCTGTACACCAGCTTCAACACCCTCGCCTCCGCTGCCGGAATCGCCAGCACCTTCGATCCCTTCGCCAGCGATGCCAACTTCCTCATCGGCGCGTATGTCTTCGAGGACGTAGGAGTCACCGCCTACAGCGGCGCAGCTCCTCTCATCACAACCCCTGCCTACCTCGCAGCCGCAGCCGGCATTCTTGCGGTTGAAGCCTACCACGCAGGTCTCGTCCGCACCTCGATCTTCGTCGCCGACCCCACCGGTGCCCTCGGATATCAAAAATACACGCAGCAGATCTCCGCAACCCGCATGGCACTCGATGGCAGCACCACCACAGACGACATCGGCGTCGGCTTCCAAAGCGTCACCCTCAACGCAACCACCAACGTCAACGCCGCAACCATCGTCGACGCACAAACCGGCAGCACGAACTACTCCAAAACCTACGTCCGCACCACAACCGAGGTACTTAAGATCGTCACCGGGAGCGCAGCCCCATCGTCAGGCGGTAAGTACACGGGCGTCTTCTTCCCCAACGGCCTCAACGGCCTGTTCAGCTAA
- a CDS encoding pyridoxal-phosphate-dependent aminotransferase family protein has protein sequence MIRKTRLFTPGPTPLLPAAQFAMAAADIHHRTPEFRSLYTRVLAQLKEFVGTKNDVIILSSSGSGAMEASVSNLTSPGDRVLVLTAGKFGERWTGITKAFGCHVDVVDAPYGSTFTLDQVKAALKLETRAVFVQATESSTGVRHDIEGIAKLLKSENSEALLIVDAITGLGTTHLDMDAWGVDVFIGGSQKAVMMPPGLSYLAVSQRAWDRMEATYNPRYYFDLRKERKNAAKGESAYTPAVALIAALGASLEYITGQGGGDLTVGRTNLVNNAETCAAMTRAAAEAMGFRLFAPKGYEAAAATAILPPEGTDSGVIVKGLKSKFAAIVTDGQGEMKGSLFRIAHIGYFDYMDTIAIIGALEQVAIAAKLPLPNLTFGTGLVAAQKFFAEHAK, from the coding sequence ATGATCCGCAAGACACGCCTCTTCACGCCTGGTCCGACCCCACTGCTTCCCGCCGCCCAGTTCGCCATGGCAGCCGCTGACATTCACCACCGCACCCCCGAGTTCCGCTCGCTCTACACCCGCGTCCTCGCCCAGCTCAAAGAGTTCGTCGGCACCAAAAACGACGTCATCATCCTCTCCAGCTCCGGCTCAGGAGCCATGGAAGCCTCCGTCTCGAACCTGACATCCCCCGGTGACCGCGTCCTCGTCCTCACCGCCGGCAAATTCGGCGAGCGCTGGACCGGCATCACCAAGGCATTCGGCTGCCACGTCGATGTCGTCGACGCTCCCTACGGCAGCACCTTCACCCTCGATCAGGTCAAAGCCGCACTCAAGCTCGAAACCCGCGCCGTCTTCGTTCAGGCCACCGAGTCCTCCACCGGCGTCCGCCACGACATCGAAGGCATCGCCAAGCTCCTCAAGTCCGAAAACTCCGAAGCCCTGCTCATCGTCGATGCCATCACCGGCCTCGGCACCACCCACCTCGACATGGACGCATGGGGCGTCGACGTCTTCATCGGCGGCTCGCAGAAGGCCGTCATGATGCCCCCTGGCCTCAGCTACCTCGCCGTCAGCCAGCGCGCCTGGGACCGCATGGAGGCCACCTACAACCCGCGCTACTACTTCGACCTCCGCAAGGAGCGCAAGAACGCAGCCAAAGGCGAGTCCGCCTACACCCCCGCCGTCGCACTCATCGCCGCCCTCGGCGCCTCGCTCGAATACATCACCGGACAAGGTGGCGGCGACCTCACCGTAGGCCGCACCAACCTCGTCAACAACGCCGAGACCTGCGCCGCCATGACCCGCGCCGCAGCCGAGGCCATGGGCTTCAGGCTCTTCGCCCCCAAGGGCTACGAAGCTGCCGCAGCCACCGCCATCCTCCCCCCCGAAGGCACCGACTCCGGCGTCATCGTCAAGGGCCTCAAGTCGAAGTTCGCCGCCATCGTCACCGACGGCCAGGGCGAGATGAAGGGCTCCCTCTTCCGCATCGCTCACATCGGCTACTTCGACTACATGGACACCATCGCCATCATCGGTGCCCTCGAGCAGGTCGCTATCGCCGCCAAACTCCCGCTACCCAACCTCACCTTCGGCACCGGCCTCGTCGCCGCCCAGAAGTTCTTCGCCGAGCACGCCAAGTAG
- a CDS encoding ferritin-like domain-containing protein, producing MEKKLSDLVDKALSRRSFLAGAGSVAAGTLVAGCSSGTPATTTPATTTPTPTTTATPTIGDVDVLNFALNLEYLEAEFYLRAATGQGLSAADSGNTTSLTVGGAAVLGLTTAQQNYIYEIAMNELDHVRFLRSALSTAAVSAPAIDLTNSFNAAASAAGIGSSFNPFASYQAFLVGAFVFEDVGVTAYHGAAGLLSSKTNLGYAASIMAVEAYHAGEIRTLLIADSVKNATMTSTTVSPDNTYIGYANKISALRAKLDGSANGGNETPITPLPPYAIPFVPTAYTPASSIVAADSTNSIAFSRSTDEVLHIVYAAAPGAGVKGGGFFPNGLNGLISVTAS from the coding sequence GTGGAAAAGAAACTAAGTGACCTCGTAGATAAAGCTCTATCCCGTCGAAGCTTTTTAGCCGGCGCTGGGTCCGTCGCAGCCGGCACGCTCGTAGCCGGTTGCAGCAGCGGAACCCCCGCCACGACAACCCCGGCAACCACCACCCCAACACCGACCACCACGGCTACCCCGACGATTGGGGATGTCGACGTTCTGAACTTCGCCCTCAACCTCGAGTACCTTGAGGCCGAGTTCTACCTCCGCGCTGCAACCGGCCAGGGCCTCTCCGCTGCCGACAGTGGCAACACCACAAGCCTGACCGTCGGTGGAGCAGCCGTTCTCGGCCTCACCACCGCCCAGCAGAACTATATCTACGAGATCGCCATGAACGAGCTGGACCACGTCCGCTTCCTTCGCAGCGCCCTCTCCACCGCAGCCGTATCCGCCCCCGCCATCGACCTCACCAACAGCTTCAACGCCGCAGCGTCGGCTGCGGGCATCGGTTCTTCCTTCAACCCCTTCGCGAGCTACCAGGCGTTCCTCGTCGGCGCGTTCGTGTTCGAGGATGTCGGCGTAACCGCCTATCACGGTGCCGCGGGCCTTCTCAGCAGCAAGACCAACCTCGGCTACGCAGCCTCCATCATGGCGGTCGAAGCCTACCACGCAGGCGAGATCCGCACGCTGCTCATCGCCGACTCCGTCAAGAACGCTACGATGACATCAACAACCGTCTCGCCGGACAACACCTACATCGGCTACGCGAACAAAATCAGCGCACTCCGCGCCAAGCTGGACGGTAGCGCCAACGGCGGCAACGAGACACCGATCACACCGCTTCCTCCGTATGCGATTCCGTTCGTCCCCACCGCCTACACCCCGGCAAGCTCCATCGTCGCCGCAGATTCAACGAACTCCATCGCCTTCTCCCGCAGCACCGATGAGGTTCTTCATATCGTCTATGCGGCGGCTCCCGGTGCCGGCGTCAAAGGCGGCGGCTTCTTCCCCAACGGCCTTAACGGCCTCATCAGCGTCACGGCAAGCTAA
- a CDS encoding FmdB family zinc ribbon protein, with amino-acid sequence MPLYEYECTACHKRTEKIQKFSDPEITICPSCSGPLERVISAPAISFKGGGWYADGYGSVKPAASGESKSSETKSGETKTTSDSASKSTSDSSSTAAAPAAPTAPATAAPAAASSDKK; translated from the coding sequence ATGCCGCTCTACGAATACGAATGCACTGCCTGCCATAAGCGCACCGAAAAGATCCAGAAGTTCTCCGACCCCGAGATCACCATCTGCCCCTCGTGCAGCGGCCCCCTGGAACGTGTCATCTCCGCGCCCGCCATCTCCTTCAAAGGCGGCGGCTGGTACGCCGACGGCTACGGCAGCGTCAAACCCGCAGCCTCCGGCGAGTCGAAAAGCAGCGAAACCAAGAGCGGCGAAACCAAGACCACCTCGGACTCCGCCAGCAAGTCAACCTCCGACTCAAGCAGCACCGCCGCCGCACCAGCAGCCCCCACTGCACCGGCAACAGCAGCACCCGCAGCCGCCAGCTCCGACAAAAAGTAG
- a CDS encoding DUF1778 domain-containing protein: MPSTALKTRPKRMTERLNVRVTEPQARLIRLAAKETRATMSSFVIESACLRAEEALASQHTLIYTPKQWAAFVAALDRPAAAAKSKPRLRRLLTQPSILERR, from the coding sequence ATGCCCTCGACTGCACTCAAGACCCGCCCAAAGCGCATGACAGAACGCCTGAACGTTCGCGTCACCGAGCCACAGGCACGGCTCATCCGCTTGGCTGCAAAAGAAACGCGCGCCACCATGTCCAGCTTTGTCATCGAAAGCGCCTGCCTCCGTGCCGAAGAAGCACTCGCCTCCCAACACACGCTGATATACACCCCAAAGCAGTGGGCAGCCTTCGTCGCGGCGCTGGATCGCCCTGCTGCGGCTGCGAAGAGCAAACCCCGTCTGCGCCGTCTCCTCACCCAGCCCAGTATCCTGGAACGGCGGTAG
- a CDS encoding GatB/YqeY domain-containing protein, with protein MSIGEKIQAEIVVAMKARDEHRLTTLRMVKSALKSKEIDKREPLTDAEETQILTTLIKQRKESVESFTKGGRPELAQKEAAEIGMIEGFLPQAADEAELRSLVQGAIAQIAEAGAKPGPREMGMVMKAVQQRIQAATLRADGKLVSELVKAELAK; from the coding sequence ATGAGTATCGGAGAAAAAATTCAAGCGGAGATCGTTGTAGCGATGAAGGCTCGGGATGAGCACCGCCTGACGACGCTGCGGATGGTGAAGTCGGCGCTGAAGAGCAAGGAGATCGACAAGCGGGAGCCGCTGACGGACGCGGAGGAGACACAGATTTTGACGACGCTGATTAAGCAGCGAAAGGAGTCGGTCGAGTCGTTTACGAAGGGCGGGCGGCCGGAGCTGGCGCAGAAGGAGGCGGCTGAGATTGGGATGATTGAGGGGTTTCTGCCTCAGGCGGCGGACGAGGCGGAGCTGCGATCACTCGTTCAGGGGGCGATTGCGCAGATTGCCGAGGCGGGAGCGAAGCCGGGACCCAGGGAGATGGGTATGGTCATGAAGGCAGTACAGCAGCGGATTCAGGCTGCCACACTGAGGGCTGATGGGAAGCTGGTGAGTGAGCTGGTGAAGGCAGAGTTGGCGAAGTAG
- a CDS encoding glutathionylspermidine synthase family protein: MQRIPLTPRDNWQQKVEAVGLTFHTLEVNGETRPYWDESAAYEFTAAEIDTLEAAGNTLQEMCLAAAQHVIDEKRYAELDIPEFAIEAIEWAWENEPPALYGRFDIAWAGAQSGQPPKLLEYNADTPTSLLEAAVVQWDWLQSVLPALEAASHLGKPDQFNSIHDRLIAKWKDLDPYLSKPIYFAGVDAPEDQLTLAYLRDTAQQAGIDTLQMYMEEIGWNDERQAFVDPNEDQMFSIFKLYPWEIMLSEEFGIHTLDTYPDMRWIEPIWKLLLSNKGILPILWQLYPNHELLLPAFFDSPGSLRDYVRKPLFSREGANITLVRDNATLDSTTGPYTGRQIVQALAPESIFASQSGNNRYPILGLWMIDQDCSGLGIRESATPITDNLSSFVPHYFV; the protein is encoded by the coding sequence ATGCAGCGCATCCCCCTTACCCCACGCGACAACTGGCAGCAAAAAGTCGAGGCCGTCGGCCTCACCTTCCACACCCTCGAAGTCAACGGCGAAACCCGCCCCTACTGGGACGAATCCGCCGCCTACGAGTTCACCGCCGCCGAGATCGACACCCTCGAAGCCGCAGGCAACACCCTCCAGGAGATGTGCCTCGCCGCTGCACAGCACGTCATCGACGAAAAACGCTACGCCGAGCTCGACATCCCCGAGTTCGCCATCGAAGCCATCGAGTGGGCATGGGAGAACGAACCACCCGCCCTCTACGGTCGCTTCGACATAGCCTGGGCCGGAGCGCAAAGCGGCCAGCCACCCAAGCTCCTCGAGTACAACGCCGACACTCCCACCTCGCTCCTCGAAGCCGCCGTCGTCCAGTGGGACTGGCTCCAAAGCGTCTTACCGGCCCTTGAGGCCGCCTCGCACTTAGGAAAACCAGACCAATTTAATTCCATCCACGACCGTCTCATCGCCAAGTGGAAGGATCTCGATCCCTACCTCTCGAAGCCCATCTACTTCGCGGGTGTTGACGCTCCCGAAGACCAGCTCACCCTCGCCTACCTCCGCGACACCGCCCAGCAGGCCGGCATCGACACCCTCCAGATGTACATGGAAGAGATCGGCTGGAACGACGAGCGCCAGGCCTTCGTCGACCCCAACGAAGACCAGATGTTCTCCATCTTCAAACTCTACCCTTGGGAGATCATGCTCAGCGAAGAGTTCGGCATCCACACCCTCGACACCTACCCCGACATGCGCTGGATCGAGCCCATCTGGAAGCTCCTCCTCTCCAACAAAGGCATCCTCCCCATCCTCTGGCAGCTCTACCCCAACCACGAGCTCCTTCTCCCAGCCTTCTTCGACAGCCCCGGCTCCCTGCGCGACTACGTCCGCAAGCCCCTCTTCTCCCGAGAAGGCGCAAACATCACCCTCGTCCGCGACAACGCCACCCTCGACAGCACCACCGGCCCTTACACCGGCCGCCAGATCGTCCAGGCCCTCGCCCCCGAATCCATCTTCGCCAGCCAGAGCGGCAACAACCGCTACCCCATCCTCGGCCTCTGGATGATCGACCAGGACTGCAGCGGCCTCGGCATCCGCGAATCCGCCACCCCAATCACGGATAATCTAAGCTCCTTCGTCCCCCACTACTTTGTCTGA